The DNA sequence CAGGCAATACTATTTTCTATGGGGCAGACAGCCCGCACCACATTGAAGCAACGCACACGGATGCGTCATCCTTTGTTAGCCTTCATTTCGACTGGGATTGTCCTTCGTTTGACCCGGTTCATCCAGGGGATGGAATTTGTGAATGTCCTGAATCTGCTTTGGACCAGCATCCAAAAGCCTATGTTGTAGACCTTTATGATAGTGGGAAGATGGCATTTCCTCACGTTATTGAAATGCCAGGTCTAGAGTCGCTGTTTATCCAAATTGCACGAGAATTTATGTTCGGAAGAATTGGGTATGAGGTAATCGTTCGAGGCATGCTATCGCAGCTACTCGCCATCATTCTTCGCTATCAAGCAAATGAGGGACGTTCCCCGGAGGCGCATAGAAAAATAGCCCCTGCGCTAGAAGCAGTGAAAAGACAGCTGCATTCAAGCTGGGATGCTAAGGAGCTGGCGTCCTTATGTGGCTATCATCCAGCGTACTTTGCAACATTGTTCAAGGAAGCGACAGGGCAGTCACCGAAAAATTACTTGATTCAGGAACGCATTCGCAAAGCAAAGCTACTCCTTCTTGACCCAGGAAGCATTGAATCTGTAGCAGAGCAGTTAGGCTACACAAGCCTGCATTATTTCTGCCGGAATTTTAAAGAAGTGACTGGGCAAACGCCGTCGCAATTTAGGAAAGAAAGCATTTCGCTCTAGGCCAATGAAGGCGTCCAGTGCATTTTGGCTAATGCCCTTTCTACTCCCTTAGTTGGTCATGGTCGACATTGAACCAACAAAGTCTCTCTCATTTCATTCGTTCTTTACACTAACCAAAAGCGGTAACTAGTGAGACTCCAACGGTAATGAAAACACGACGAGGTCTTTATGCGCTAGGGTGCACGGGCTCCGTCAACATACTTCGCTTTCAGTGGGGCAGGCTTCAGCTTCCTCGGAAAGCAGGCTTTCCGAGGGGATCTTCAGCTCGCGCTGATCCCACTAGAGTCTACGTATGTTGACTACGCTGATGTTTGTTTCTGCATAAATTGTTTTTATTGCGTCTCGGTCTCTCTCGTATAGAGGGTAAAAGCTGTGTTGCAACCAAATAAGGCAAGTAAGTGCAATGTTTCAAGGTAGATCACTTGGTGCCTTTTACACGAATGTCGATTGGTAAAGGAATCTTGTGCGAAAACAAGAACCATAACCCATCCTGAATAAAATAATATCTAAGTTACCTGATGGGGCACTAGGGAGAACAAACTTATTGAAAAGGACTGATGGTATGCAGAAGGTCGCTGTTGTTGGCGTCAATCATATTGGTCGAATTCATTGTAAAGTGTATGATCAAAACCCTGATTGTCAGCTTGTTGCTGTTTGCGACCTTGATCAGGCTGTCGCGGATCGAGTCGCCGCTGAGTTTCAAGTGAAGGCGTATACGGATGTGGCGATCATGTTTCAGCAGGAAGATGTAAATCTTATTAGTGTTGCAACTGCGGGTGAGGAAAATGGCAGCCATCATTACCAGCCAGTGATGGAGGCCCTTCATGCCGGAAAGCATGTCTTTGTTGAAAAGCCAATATCCAATAACATTCATGAAGCTAAAGAGATGGTGGCGTTGGCAGAAGAAAAAAACGTTTACCTTGCCTGCGACTTAAATCACCGTTTTGTGCCAGCCGCCTATACGGCCAAGGACTGGATCAAACGCGGGGAAATCGGCGATATTTTATTCGTCAATATGAAGCTGATGATCCGTAACCAGAAGGAGAGCAGCCCTTGGCTTCAGCTTCGTGCCCTTCATCCACATTCGCTGGATGTAATGCGCTATTTTGCTGGCGATGTGAAGCGCGTGCAAGCGTTCATGCTGAAAGCGCCAGGACGAGACATCTGGTCGACCGCCTCGATTCACGTCGAGTTCCGTTCGGGAGCGATCGGTCACTTAACGGGAAGCTACGACATGTCAATGCGCCATCCGATTGAACAATGCGAAGTGGGAGGAACAAAGGGGAGGTTTGTCCTCGACAATATTTACGAACACCTTCATTTGTATCCTCACGAGAAGGATGAAGCTACTGTTGTGCGGAACTCGATCATGAATGGGGTGAGCGGATTTGAAGAAACGTTCAAGCGCCGCATTGATTGTTTTATCCAAGAAATGACGGACGGCATTGCGCCAAGTGATATTGAGGCCTCAGGGGCAGATGCTCTTGCCGTGCAATTGGTCATTGAGGCAGCGATCCGTTCTCATCAAGAAGGCGGCAAGGTCATCGACGTCTCGTACGATGCATCTTATCGATAAACAAAACCGCCAATCATTGCCAAGGAGGGTTACCATTGAAAACGATCTTTATTTCATTGGATACGCTGCGTGCTGACCGCCTCGGTTGTTACGGGTATCCACTTCCAACGAGCCCTTATATGGATCAAATCGCTTCACAAGGTGTGTTGTTTGAACAGGCCTTTGCGGCTGATATTCCGACAGAGGTTGCGCATACGGGAATTTTCACGGGAAAGGTAGGGCTGACGACAGGGGTCGTCGCGCATGGCTCGGACGCTAGCTTCTTACCAAAATCTGTGCCGTGGTTACCAACGCTGCTTCGCAAAGCAGGCTATACGACGGCAGCTGTGGACAATTTATACCATTTGAAGGAATGGTTTGCACGTGGCTATCGCTACTATATCAACACCATTGGTGATACGAGGTGGATTGATGGTCGTACGATCAATGATCTTGCTTTGCCATGGATAGAGCAGCATGTTGAGGAGGATTTCTTTTTGTTTTTGCATTACTGGGATCCGCACACGCCTTATTTACCCCCAAAGCAACATACGGGGGCTTTTTACGACCAAAGAAGAGATCCCTACGACCGCAAGCATCAAAGCATGGAGGCGGCATATAATCATCGTGCGTACCCCTTTTTTAAACACCATCACTATGATTTGCTTGGTCCTGTCACGGATGCGGCGTACGTAAACGCACTGTATGACGCTGAAATTCGGTACCTTGATGGGTTGCTGGAAGAACTGGATCAGCATTTAGATCGTCTAGGAATTAAGGACGACACGCTTCTTGTCTTGTTTGGGGATCATGGTGAAAGCCTCACTGAGCATGACATCTATTGGGACCATTGCGGTCTTTATGAAACAACAGTGCGTGTGCCAATGATCCTAAGGTGGCCAGGGCAAATTCCTCAAGGACGCAGAGTGCCTGGTCTCGTTCAACAGGTGGACCTTATGCCGACGCTACTGCAGGCATTCAATTTGGATGCGCCTGTCGGAATGGATGGAAAAAGCTTATGGCCTGCGATTCAAGGGAAGACAGATGGGACACATGATACAGTGTTCTTGAGTGAATGCGCGTGGCAAGCTGCTCGAGGCATTCGCACTAGCACCCATAAGTATATTCATACCTATGATTCGGGACCTTTCGTACGTCCTACCCGTGAGCTGTACGATCTTAGGAACGACCCGGGGGAAGACGTTAATCTTGCAGCGTCGCAATCTGCGCTTGCCGATCAGTTCGAGCAGGAATTACAACAGTGGGTGGAGAAGAAACTGTTAGGAAAAACGGATCCGATGAAGGAGATTTATCAAAAGCAAGGGCTGCCCTTTCGACGAAGAATTGAAGCCATCCTCAATCAGGTGGGACTCACTTGGGAAGAGTGGCTTGAAAACCCAGATAAGGAACGATTCGACCGCTTGCACAATCAAGCGATGACACGCCAGTAAGTGTAAGGCTGACCATACACATGGAGGTGCGGTACGTGAGCATTTTAACGAGCAATGAACACTTGGACCAAAAAAGCTTTCCGTTTTCTATCCGCAAGGTGTTGCACGCTCAGGACAATGCACCTCCTGTTCATGGTCATGATTTTGTGGAGCTGATTTATGTCATTTACGGTGAGGCCAAGCACTTTTTTGAAGGTCAGCTGAACAGGCTTTGTGCTGGGGATGTGTTTATCATTAATCCTGGTGAGGTTCATACATACCATATCGAAAAAGGAAAACAAATTGAAATCGTCAATTGTTTGTTTCTTCCTGAGCTCATCCAGGACACTTGGTTAAAAGCCCTTGGCATCACACAATCAATGGACTACTTTTATGTACACCCCTTCTTAAAACCAACCGAACGCTTCCATCATTGTCTTAATCTTCGCGGCAAGGCATCGACGCATGTGCTCCATTTGCTTGAAGGGATGCACAGTGAATACGAAGCACAGCAATCTGGTTACTCCACCTTGATTCGTTTAAAACTAGTCGAACTCCTCATTTGTTTATCACGCTATTATACCGATATGACCGAAAATGCAAAGCCCTCTCCATATGAACACGACCGCCAAATGCTAATCAGACGGATGTGTGGATTTTTGGACCGCCATCACGACCAGAAAATCACGACGACGACACTAGCAGAGTTATTTAATGTAAGCACGCGACAGCTTGGCCGTGTGTTTAAAGAAGAAACGGGCATGACCATCGTGGAGATGATTCACAGCATTCGCATTGAGAAAGCCAAGTACTTGCTTGATCAAACGGACGATAAGGTGATTCACATTGCCAATAAAGTCGGCTATGAGGATCAGGCTTTTTTCAGTCGGCTTTTTCGCCGGCTTGTTGGCGTTTCACCGGGAAAGTATCGTGCGCAAGGTGTGGATGGGATGGGTCAAGAGTAATAGTCAGAAACAGAACCAATGATTAGTTTGATCATTGGCTTAGTTGGAAATCGTTAAAGTTGTACTTTTGCTCAAAAAAGTTGCACAAACAAAAGAAGAAATATTTAAAACTTAAGAAATATTGACTCAATTAAAGACGGAAGATAAAATCAATAGAACAACAGTGAGCAAATTGATCATATTGTTCTTTCAAACTGTCGATGGCAATGACTTCAATGTACAACAAACCAGATTGCTATTAACGTGCCTAGTTTCAAGAGGCGATGACTATGCTCATGGTTACCTCAGTAAATCTCACTGTCGTCTGCTTTTCGTTTATTTCAGTTTCGACTAGTAAGCCATATGGAGGTGTGGGATGAAGTCAACGTTATTTTTTGTAAGGGTTCAGTGCGTCCTCCTTGTTGTTTTGTTGGCATTGTCAGCATGTAGTAAGGCCGAAGAAACCAATAGCAACAGGTCGGAGGTAAACAACGAGCAAGAAATATCTGAAAAATCTGTCGAAGAAGTGTTTGCGAAAGATTTTCCAACGCCCGAACGCAGTAATTATCTACAAAGTCCGACGGTAGAAAAAATGGATTTACCGCCAGTGCAACAACGGCTACCTGATAATCCTAAAATCACGAATGAGATGACGGAAACGATGCTTGACTATCAAATAGGAAATTACGGTGGAACATTAAATACGGTCACAGGCTCAGTGAATTGGGATGCTGACGTCTTTGTGATGAATGTCGAGCCATTGCTGAACACGCCAGGCATTTTAGGGGAAGAGATCACTGGAAATGTTTTGGAAGGGTATGAGGTTACCCCGGATCAAAAAACGTTTACCTTTCATTTAAGAAAAGGATTGAAATGGTCAGATGGTGAACCAGTTACGATGGAAGATGTACGCTTTGCGGTTGAGGATGTGCTGTTTAATGAAGAACTTATGCCGACATTTCCATCATGGCTGAGAGCGTCAGGGAAAGCGTCAGGAGAGCCGATGTCTTTCAATGTTATTGACGAGGAAAGCTTTACAATTTCCTTTACTGAACCTTATGGTGGCTTTCCAATGCGCCTTGCGATCGAAGGTTGGAGAAACTATCACGACTTTATTAAGCCTGCCCATTATTTAAAGCCCTTTCATAAAACGTATGCCGACCCTGAAGCGTTAACAGCTGCTATTGAAGAAGCGGATTTTGAAACGGATGAAAATGGCTGGATCAACCTGTTTAATAAAAAGGATGTCATTAGCAATGAAATGGCTCATCCTGAAGCGGTTGGTTTCCCTGTCCTCTACCCTTGGACACTAGTAGAAAACAATAAGACAACGATGCTTTTTCAGCGAAATCCATATTATTTTAAAGTCGATGTCGCTGGGAAACAACTTCCGTACATTGACGAAATCCGCAGTGAGTACGTTCAAGACATGGAAATCATTAACCTGAAGGTGCTATCAGGGGAGGTTGATTTTGCCCGTGAAGCCACCGCCTTAAACAAAATGGCTTTGTACAAAAAAGGGGAAGAAAATGGAGGGTATCAAGCAGGATTGTATGATATGCACATTACTCCAACCGATTTTTTCCTTAATATGACGTATGAGGATCCAACGTGGCGTGAAGTTGTTCGCGATGAACGCTTTAGAGAAGCACTCAACTTGGCTCTAAATAAAGAAGAAATCATCGACACGATGTATTACGGATTGACAGAAACTTCAGATTTTATCTCCGATGAATTCAATGTTCAGAAAGCCAATCAATTGCTTGATGACATGGGGATGAAAATGGGCACTGATGGGTATAGAAAAGCCCCTAATGGTGAAGATTTTTCCATTCCGTTTGTCGTGCAGGATGCTGCTCCAGACATTGTTCCTTTGACACAAATCATCGTACAGCAATGGGAGGCTTTAGGGCTAAATGTCTCCATGAGGACGATAGATGGTGCTCTCTGGGGAACACGTAATGCAGCGAATGAGCTACAAGCGACAATGATCTGGACACATACACCGTTGTGGTATATGGCTGACTGGGGCGTTGAGTTCTGGGGACCCCTCTGGGAATCATGGTGGCTGACAAATGGGGCAGAAGGTGAAGAACCTCCTGATGATGTAAAGGAATTTTATCAGCTTCTTGATAAGCTTTATACAACGCCAACAGAACAGGCGGGTACAGAGGTGTTTGCGCAAATTCGTGAAGAAATGGGGGATCACCTATGGTATTTCACCCCAATACAAAATGTGAAACAGCCGTTAATTTTCTCGAAAAATTTAAGGAACTTGGCGGAGGAAGGCTACGCCATTGGTCTAAACTTCAGTGGTGAACAATTTTTCTTTGCTGACCCTTCAAAAGAATAGAGTCACTAAAATCATCGCTTTTATGTAAGCGTTATCAAAAAAGAAGATTCATGGACTATTTTTGGTGAGGGGGGAGATAAGATGTTGAGTTTCATTGGACACCGGCTACTGCAGCTTATTCCATTATTGATTGCGATCTCAATCATCATCTTTGTCATTATTCAATTGCCACCAGGCGATTATCTGACGACCTATATTCAGGAGCTGGAGCTGTCTGGAACCGCTGTTTCTGAAGGAACCGTTCAAGCTCTTCAAAAACAGTATGGACTGGATCAGCCGATGTATCAGCAATATTTAATTTGGATAAAGAACATTCTCCTTGAGGGGGATTTTGGCAGGTCGTTTCAGTGGAATCAACCGGTCTCGGAAATCATTGGTGAACGACTTGCATTAACGATTCTAATATCGATTTTGTCTCTCATTTTCGTCTGGATCATCGCCATTCCCATTGGCATTTACTCCTCTGTCCGTCAATATTCTTTGTTCGATTATATCTTTACTTTCGTAGGATATATTGGGTTGGCGGTTCCGAGCTTTTTAATTGCACTACTGATTGTGTATTTTGTGTTTACAAACACAGGCGTCGCCATTACTGGATTGTTTAGCCCTGAATATATCGGTGAGCCATGGAGTTGGGAGAAATTCGGCAGTATGTTACAGCGAATTTGGGTTCCAGTTGTCATCGTAGGCATGTCAGGGACGGCTGGATTGATTCGTGTGACGAGAGCGATGATGCTGGATGAATTAAATAAGCAATATGTCGTTACAGCAAGAGCGAAGGGTGTAGAGGAAAAAAAGCTTTTGTTTAAATATCCAGTCCGGGTCGCCATTAACCCCTTAATTAGTACCATTGGGTGGACGCTACCGGCACTCATTTCAGGGGAAGCGATTGTCTCCATCGTGTTGAATCTGCCGACAACAGGCCCGATATTGCTTAATGCATTAATGAATCAGGATATGTACTTAGCAGGAAGTTTTCTTCTGATTTTAAGCGTCTTAACGATTATTGGAACATTGATCTCCGATATTTTGCTGGCGATGTTAGATCCTCGCATCAGATTTGGGGGGTTAGACGAATGAAGCCAGTGGTGGATCATGAAAAACCTACTGTCATTCCTCAGGAAAAAGGTGTCGAAGCCTACGAATTGGCCTCGCAATGGAAGCTTATGTGGTGGAGGTTCCGAAAACACCACCTCGCCATCATCGCCGCACCAATACTGATTCTTTTGCTGCTCATTACAGCCTTTTGTGGCTTTTTAGGACCTCATCTTCCGAAGGACCGCTTTGTAGATTATAAAAATGCCCCGCCTCAGCAGATTCATTTTGTCGACGCCGACGGGAATTTTAGTTTACGTCCATTTGTCTATGATTTGGAGCTGGAAGTGGATGCAGGTTCATATTTAAGAACTTATCGTGAGGTGACCTCTCAAAAGCATGAGTTATCGCTTTTTGTTGAAGGTAAACCCTATCAGTTTTGGGGATTGTTTGAGACGAACATCCATTTCCTTGGACTGGAGGACCCGAGTGCACCTTTCTTCATTCTTGGAACAGATGAGTTGGGCAGGGATTTGTTCACACGTATTCTCTATGGGACACGAATATCGATTTCCTTTGCATTTGCCGGCATTCTCTTAACGCTTGTTTTCGGTTTGCTGCTCGGAGGCATCTCAGGGTACTTCGGAGGGATCACCGATACCATCATTCAGAGGATCATTGATTTGTTACTATGTCTACCTACCATTCCATTATGGATGGCTCTATCCGCATCATTGCCAAAGGATTGGACGCCAACGCAAATCTATTTTGGTATGGTCTTGATCTTCTCCATGGTCGGCTGGACAGGGCTGGCTCGTGTAGTGAGAGGGAAAATTCTATCACTCCGAGAAGAGGATTTCACAATGGCCGCTAGACTTGCAGGTGCCAGCCACTTACGCATCATTACCAAGCATTTGCTGCCGTCCTTCGCAAGCTACATCATTATCAACATCACCATTTCTATCCCTGCTTTAATTTTAGGGGAAACGGCATTAAGCTTTTTAGGTCTTGGCTTACAAGCACCTGCCGTTAGCTGGGGTGTACTCTTGGAGGATGCACAGCACTTGGAAAGTATCGCGTTCCATCCATGGCTGCTTTGGCCAGCAGCATTTGTTGTCGTCACTGTGCTCGTATTTAATTTCTTAGGCGATGGGTTGCGAGATGCTGCAGATCCATACAAATAAGATGGGGGTTGGAGAAAGATGGGCGATACGATTCTCGATGTAAAAAATCTTAAAGTGCACTTTGACCTGGATGAGGGATTATTAAAAGCAGTCGATGGCGTCGATTTTACCCTGAAAAGGAAGCAGACACTTGGCATTGTTGGTGAGAGCGGAAGTGGAAAAAGTGTTTCTGCTCAATCTGTCTTACGAATCGTTTCATCAAAGGCAAAGGTGGAGGGTGAACTTTTACTGTATCGAGCAGCGGGTCAAGAACCGATTGATCTGGCGCAGCTAAAAGCAAATGGAGCAGAAATTCGCTCCATCCGCGGCGGGGACATTGCCATGATTTTTCAAGAACCAATGAAGGCGTTTTCGCCAATTCATACGATCGGCAACCAAATTATCGAAGCGATCCTTCTTCATCATACGACCAATAAAAACGAGGCAAAGAAGATTGCCATTCAAGCGCTTCGTGATGTTGGGATGTCCAATCCAGAGCAAAGGTACGACCAGTACCCCCATGAATTATCGGGAGGAATGAGGCAGCGTGCAATGATTGCTATGGCCCTTTCCTGTAATCCGTCGATCCTCATTGCCGATGAGCCAACAACGGCGCTGGATGTAACCGTTCAGGCCCAGGTGCTGGACTTAATCAATGCATTAAAAGAAAAGCATGATACGTCCGTCATGTTTATTACGCACGATCTCGGGGTGATTGCAGAAACAGCAGATGAGGTCGCTGTGATGTATTTGGGGCAGATCGTTGAATACACGGACGTAGACACTTTATTTCATGGTGCACAGCATCCTTATACGAGAGCGCTTTTGGAGTCAATGCCATCTGTCGCTAAGGAGGGAAGGCGTCTCAAAGCAATTGAAGGAACCGTGCCAACGCCAATCAATATGCCAAAAGGTTGTCGTTATTACACACGCTGTACATTAGCTCAGGATGGCGTCTGCAATGTAGATGATATCGAGATGGTGCCTGTTCATGAAGGCCATGGAGTTAGGTGTCTCTTCGCAGAACCGTCTCCCAAAGGTGAAGGAGAGGTTGCTTATGGCAAATAACAGTCCGATCGTAGAAGTCAATGGTATGAAAAAGTACTTTCCAATTAAAAAAGGATTCCTAAAACGGACCGTTGGCTATGTAAAGGCAGTTGATGATGTGACTCTTTCCATATATGAAGGAGAAACGTTTGGTCTGGTTGGGGAATCTGGTTGTGGGAAGACCACTCTTGGGCGCTGTCTGCTGCGAGCCATCGAACCGTCGGAAGGAGCGGTTCACTTTCTCAATTCATCAGGGCAAATGACAGACATTACTCAGTTGAAATACCAAAAACTAAGGTCGCTCAGAAAAGATATGCAGCTTATTTTTCAGGACCCGTATTCTTCATTAAATCCTCGTATGACGGTGCTGAATATCATCGGGGAACCATTAATATGCAACAAGCTGGCAAAAGGAAATGACCTCAAACAGCGAGTGAAGGAATTAATGGAAATTGTTGGTTTGAACAGTAAACATGTAGAACGTTATCCTCATGCATTTAGTGGTGGTCAGCGACAACGGATTGGCATTGCGCGAGCACTTGCCACTGATCCGAAGTTTATTGTCTGTGACGAGGCAGTTTCTGCCCTTGATGTGTCCATTCAAGCCCAAATATTAAATTTATTGCTCGATTTGCAGGAGAGATTTCAATTGAGCTTTCTATTCATCTCCCACGATTTAGGCGTGATTGAACATATCTCAGACCGTGTTGGTGTGATGTATGTCGGTAAGCTGGTCGAAATGGCACCAACAAAGGAGCTCTTTAACCGCCCAAGTCATCCTTATACAGCAGCCCTATTGTCTGCCAAACCAACCTCGGATCCAAGAGTGAAAAAACAACGCATTTTATTGGAGGGAGAGGTAGCAAATCCAGCAGATCCTCCTTCCGGCTGTTATTTTCACCCAAGATGCAAATTTGCTGAGGACATTTGTCGCCAGAGTGTGCCGGCATTTCGTGACATTTCACCAGGGCACAAGGTGGCTTGCCATTTTGCAGGAGAACTAAATTTACAAGGAGCTGCTGCGCAGTGACTATTTTATTGCTTCTGGTTGCTTTTACAGTCTCCCTTATTATCGCGGTGGTCATCTCGTTGTTCATTATTCAATTGTTTATGAAGCAGGTGATTGGCAAAAAACATTCGGACTTGCAAGATATATGCGACTCGGAGGACGTACCCGCGCGTTGGTCTGACAGGTTTGAGAAAAAGGTAGAAAGATTGAAGAGCGATCAACAGATGAAAAGGGTAAGGCGACTCGCTAATAAGACGTACATCCGAAAGCTGAATCGTCTAATTGCCTACACGAAGCATACTCGGTTGGTCGAAAACGAAGAGGTTCGAGAGCAGCTGTTGAATGACTTAAAGGCATTAGTCGTCGAAAAAAGGCAAAGCCTTCATCACAATGCCTGAGATGCAAACCAACCGTAATAGCTTGCTGGTGATGTTTCTTTCCTACGTCTTAGCAGGAGTGACAGGTTTGATCGGACTGTTTAACTGGGTGTACTTCAGAACGCTCGTGCTCAACGTGCTTGAAGTGAGCTCGATTAATCCATGGTCATGGAAAATCATTGACAATGTCAGCTTTATTGTTTTTGGCATTGGCTGGCTTTTGGTTGTCCTCTGTAGCCAGTATATGTACACAAAAGCGTTAAAACAAAGCAATGTCTTGAACGTCTTCTGTGTCTTTACTGGCTATCAGTTTTTCTTGCTTTTTCTTTGTTCAGCCGTTTCAATGGTCATTAATTCAGGTGATATGTCTCTGCTTCGCTGGTTCATTTGGGGAGGCGAAGGTGTGGCAGGGGTTGTCTGTTTTTTCATCGGATACACCAGGTCAAAGCCCTCTGCCATGGAAAATCATACGAAAAAAGGAGATGCCTTATGAACATTGGCGTTGTAACAAGATCTTTCCCGGAAATGAGCAATAAAGAAGCCGCAGCCTTTATGGCAAAAAACCACTTTACATCTACGGAGCTCTGCTTCTCCCAAACCGATTCAAACTTTTGGGTTTACAATGGTCGATCTGATCTGTCTCATCTTACTAGTGAGAGGGTGGGTGACATCATCGACATCTACAGAGGCGCTGGGATTGATGTGACAGCCATCGGGGTGTTTACAAACCTTATGGAAACCAATGCGCAGGAGCTTGAACAAAACCTCGCCTATTTTGAGAGGCATATGGAAATGGCGGCAGCCTATGATGTTGCATATGTGTCGACCGAATGTGGGTTTCTTCCAGGAAAGCGAGGCATTCAGCTCGACACGTATGAATCTGCCTTCACTTCATTTGTGGAAACGATAAAAATTCTGACAGAAAAAGCGGAAAAACATAAGGTGACGATCGCATTAGAACCATGTGTGTTGGATATTGTGCCAAGTGCAAAACGAATGGCCGATTTGTTGCATCAGGTAGGCTCGAACCATCTTAAAGTACTGCTGGACCCAGCCAATTTAATCGCTAACAGCTCAGAGGAAGACATGTTTTTCTATCTAGGAAAGCATATTGCTTATTTTCACGGGAAAGATCGAAAGGTGAACGATGCCAGAGGGAGAATTGTCGGGGACGGGGATATTCAATGGGAACGATTTGTAAAGCTGTATCATCAACATACTGAAGGCATTCCGATGATTTTAGAATATGTGAATGCCGATAATGCCGCTATGGTCCGTGACAGAGTCATGCAAGCGGACGCTCGCCTATAATTGAACTGCCCTTAACGTCTTCTGACTGTTA is a window from the Aureibacillus halotolerans genome containing:
- a CDS encoding ABC transporter ATP-binding protein; translated protein: MGDTILDVKNLKVHFDLDEGLLKAVDGVDFTLKRKQTLGIVGESGSGKSVSAQSVLRIVSSKAKVEGELLLYRAAGQEPIDLAQLKANGAEIRSIRGGDIAMIFQEPMKAFSPIHTIGNQIIEAILLHHTTNKNEAKKIAIQALRDVGMSNPEQRYDQYPHELSGGMRQRAMIAMALSCNPSILIADEPTTALDVTVQAQVLDLINALKEKHDTSVMFITHDLGVIAETADEVAVMYLGQIVEYTDVDTLFHGAQHPYTRALLESMPSVAKEGRRLKAIEGTVPTPINMPKGCRYYTRCTLAQDGVCNVDDIEMVPVHEGHGVRCLFAEPSPKGEGEVAYGK
- a CDS encoding ABC transporter ATP-binding protein, producing the protein MANNSPIVEVNGMKKYFPIKKGFLKRTVGYVKAVDDVTLSIYEGETFGLVGESGCGKTTLGRCLLRAIEPSEGAVHFLNSSGQMTDITQLKYQKLRSLRKDMQLIFQDPYSSLNPRMTVLNIIGEPLICNKLAKGNDLKQRVKELMEIVGLNSKHVERYPHAFSGGQRQRIGIARALATDPKFIVCDEAVSALDVSIQAQILNLLLDLQERFQLSFLFISHDLGVIEHISDRVGVMYVGKLVEMAPTKELFNRPSHPYTAALLSAKPTSDPRVKKQRILLEGEVANPADPPSGCYFHPRCKFAEDICRQSVPAFRDISPGHKVACHFAGELNLQGAAAQ
- a CDS encoding sugar phosphate isomerase/epimerase family protein, whose protein sequence is MNIGVVTRSFPEMSNKEAAAFMAKNHFTSTELCFSQTDSNFWVYNGRSDLSHLTSERVGDIIDIYRGAGIDVTAIGVFTNLMETNAQELEQNLAYFERHMEMAAAYDVAYVSTECGFLPGKRGIQLDTYESAFTSFVETIKILTEKAEKHKVTIALEPCVLDIVPSAKRMADLLHQVGSNHLKVLLDPANLIANSSEEDMFFYLGKHIAYFHGKDRKVNDARGRIVGDGDIQWERFVKLYHQHTEGIPMILEYVNADNAAMVRDRVMQADARL